Below is a genomic region from Salmo salar chromosome ssa11, Ssal_v3.1, whole genome shotgun sequence.
AAAGATCAAATACACCTGCCTCTTCTACTTTCAAAGATATACTCTCTGTCTACTAAATTAAGAACATTTGCAGAATGCTCATTTTAGTCACATGATACTGCAACATTTTTATTTCTAGATGCTTTTGATATTTGGTTTGTTGttcacagggttgggtaggttactttctaaatgtaattcgTTAcaattactagttacctgtccaatattgtaatcagtaatgtaacatttggattacccaaactcagtaacgtaacctgattacattcagttacttttagatgactttccccttaagaggcattagaagaagacaaatatatatgttaccaattgaattaCATCTATTgctggataaatcaatgttaaagtttacatagctggccatatatggatgtcacattttattttataggttggttatgtaggcttcttgtaacccattgctttctactaaatataataatacaattaaattatatctttacattaaaaagcaaagtctatcagaattccagtcattccaataaataaTATATCCCTTggtcttcaagaataggacttggaaatatggaagcatagattagccaaattgttttacctgagcataatcCCAAAACTAAGGATTTATTTGCCAGCCCGGTTTATGAtcatgttgtcatggaggactgattgggctcattgagtCGAGTTGAAAAAGAAATGCTGCGCTcgtggaatggcatgctttgagtattactgaaaagtgctatttacatgtgaaaaatgaatgccatatgctgcatttgctatagacctattgtttacctttttgttggtgacactttgatatctagATAATATGAAGCTGTTTAAAGGACAAATCTACAGATTGTCctttaaaacaataacaaaacggctcccccgcctctgttttggtaaaaaattgagagatgggcctggagaaatgtaaccactctcagattaatagacataGCTATGGATGTAAGGTCTgatcatccatgatatcaaaatgattatTTTAACCATATGAGGCTATAcggtgtttacatttacaatgtttacaaacattggagaaaaacaagcttatattttgggttctcatggagtgtgacagttgaactaagctcaaaatatatatataatttataagtccaaaaatggatgtagcaactacagattgcccctttaagtctatcaaaagtgtgcaagtATGAGcttgtgtccattaggcctatggatgtattgtttttatcagcatgaattagattgagtaaTAAAAGCCatacttttattccataggctgggatctgcactatgcagctgttgcaaaagcgcatttttcactggctgtccactggtttcaaaaacaatgattgatatgcAGCTTAAatttcttgaattcaaccattattgggttcagaTATACATTTAGATGTGAACAGccgtccacaacaaccacaatccttaaggtgcaaatagctaaatgagagagcagcagtgtgattcacatcaatgcgctatgtagatatcaataataagtgacatccgtatcgccgtagactacaccactgctgtcatccttacctccaagcatttattcaagttggataatctttggatgccaacagcagtcgcaccactggaagacatagcttggactgtagcctacaaaagcctattcctgctcttttcccgcgatccatcaaacacatttggtgtatcatcatagtctctgacttgtggtcagactcactcacgtggaacaaatttaaacttgcgccttttttcaatgctgatttgaatgtcatcgTGAAAACAGAAGTGTCAAGGATTTTTTGCCCATAGAGCACTAACACAGCTATTCTAGAGAGGCACGCTGCCAAAACAACATGTTTCACATTTCCCCTGTGAATACCCAAATCACAGCCGCTGTTCAGAGCCCCAACCCATCCGGCTCAGTCAAGCAGGAAGTCCCTGAATGAGCTGAAGCTGCGGTCAGGCCTGCCAGGAGGATTGGAGTTGATCCTGGGGATCTTCTGCATCAGCTTGGAGACTGCTCTCCTGCGGAATGAGGCTGGGGAAGCGCCAAGTTGCTGGATCACATCTCCATAAAGAACAGTAAAGACGCCCGCAGTCTCTTCCCATCCGTCACGCACCGAAATCTCATGGAAGGACAGTTTTAGGCCCTGTGACAGGCCTTCTCCATCCTCAGTGCTCACCATTCGGTCAAACTCAAGGTCCTACTTGTTGGCCACAATAACTATGGGTGGAGGCTCAGGGCAGCACTTGCGGGCGCCTGAAGAGGAGTAGATGTGATTGACGAGGAAAGAGAGGCATATGACCTCATCAAAGTTGTCTGTTACAGAGTACACAATGACAAATCCATCTCCCCACTTGATCTTCTCTTCGATCAGCAGGGCATCTTCCTCCTTACAAGAAATGTATATTTAGTTATAGAATGGcaaaaacaacacaaaaatcatagataaataaaaaaaactacctgagtataccaaacattaggaacaccttccaaatattgagtaGGATCTGGCATTGCAGCCAAATAACTCCACTTTTGACTAATTTGTCCAGAGCACATTGTTCCAGTAGTTTTGGTCTTTACCCAGGTCTTGTCAGTCTTGTCTTGAAGTTATTTTTTGAGAGCAGAGTATTCTTCCTTCCTCACCTCCCATGTAGGCCAAGTTCGTGCAGTATCTTTCTGACAGTTGACTCATGCACTTCGATATTGATTGTAGCAAGAGGCCTGTAGATCCCTTGATGTTACCCTGGGGTTCTTAGAGACTTCAATGAGCATCTTTCGGTCAGCTCTTGGGCTGAATTTGGTGGGACGACCTGTACTAGGTAGAATGCCAGTGGCCTGGAATTTTCTCCATTTGTAGATGACCCGTCAGACAGTAGAGCGATGTACTTCGAATTGCTTGGAAATGGATTTGTAACAGACTCAGGGGCATCAAACTTTCTTGAGGGCCTCAGATAGGTAGGTATTTTGATCTTTGCATGATGTGTTACCACACACCCATAAGATTAAGACCAAACCAGACCAAGTTTCTAAtctttgtggaaggctacacccTCCCAAGGTACTCTCTAATGATTTCGTAATCATTTGCACCTGTTTTGGTGCACGATTCAAATTTTAGCCATTttaggtgtggggggggggtgtacaggTGAGGTAGGGGTGTACACATTTTTTCTGCATaaggaaatatatttttcattttAATTGCATTACATTTTCaaagtacattttttttgtgtgatttgttAAATTGGGCTATCTTAACAATGAATGTGATTGGAATTTAGCTAAAAAATCCATGTGtccaaatatgtaaaaaaaaaaagaaaagaagacCACTTTCCAAAGGATGTACTTACTTTTTCACGACTGTGTGTAACTatacaaaacgtaacatatcatactaatgtgAGGGTGTTTTAAAAGAACCGACCTCAGTCCTCTTTTAAGTGAAATCTGGGGTAAAAAAAGAGCAAAAGTACTCAGTTCTCTTTATATTCACACTGCCCTTGCCTTTGAATGAGGACTCAACTCTTTTGCCAGTTCACTTCACCTACTTTGTGGACCGAGTcctctttgcattcacattgATATGTTTAGAAAGGAACCGATATCTTTTTCCAACATGCACTTTTACAAAGTGCAGGACAAGCCATTTAATCACAATGTGTTATCGGACAGCTAGACATAACTATTTACATTTTGGAAGCTAATAGATTGCATTTAGTTAAAATACAAGACATAATCATTTGAATCGGAAGATACTATTAACATGTACATTTCATTGGTAACAGAATACATAGCAATAGAACAACTGTAGAATAAATAATGCTGTCATTGAAAATTGTACACCCAAGGTAggctactgcccctttaagagctagaataaATTGCGTACCCTATGTTGTGATTTTGACCAAATATGTTGTCTTCTCACTATTGAAACTCCACAAACAATAAACAGCTTATGAAGCTCTCAGCCTAGAGATCCATTTTTTTGGTAGATTATTTGTTTGCAATATTGATTATATTGAATAAAACTCCTTGACAATCACTAATCAATAACCAAAAAGAGCACACATTTTCTTCCATGaacctgcacatcatcatctctctTTGTGGCACGAATGTGAGGGTTTATAGcgggggaaacggtgttacagtagtctagtgtgtggtgcGGGAATAATGACAAGGGGGGCTTTGTGTTTACGTTGTCCTAAAAAAAGAGAACCGAACTGAGACCACCTCTCGAGATGGTCTCAGTTCGGTTCGAGGGCTCTTTTGAAGGGTCTGAGATATTTTGTAGTATTCACACTGCAAAAAAATTACGCAAACCACACTGAGTTCACAAAACTTGTCTGAAAGGGACCAAGTGTGAAAACACACTGTGTCCCAGATTTTCGCTTAATCtattatgtctagtctatgagaccaggctggaatACCTCAAGTTTTCCTTCTTTGCTGTCTTCAAGCTAGGTTTCTCCACTGTGCAACATGATATCATAGGTGGCTATTTGTCATATAGGTGAGAAACTGCGCCTGGATTTCACCAATTTCATAACAGATTCATAAACAATTGACCTATGACAGATTGCTTTAATTGTACTTATACAACACATCTGATTACATAAAAAGGCAAATTTACAAAGATTCACTTGAAAGATACCAAATATTGATCATAAATATGTTTTCCCATTATATTTTCAACTGAGCATGTGTTCCAAATTTCAGTGGCACATTCACTGGCCAAAAagtttatttacaattcaaaacATATAGCATCAAGTCAATCTGGGAGCAACTTCAATTGTGTTGATCCGAAGCACTGTTTGTGGTTGCACAATAACTGAAAAAGGAAAAGACAATAGTTAGTCTTGCAACATGTACGCAACATTATTCTGAAACACACACTGTCAGGTTATTCATACTGCTTTTACAGAATTTACTTCAGAGGACGAATATAATTTAGGATGTTTGAACATTTAATGAATAAACAAATGCTATTATAACACAAGGCCTCAAGTGTGACTCTCTTTTCTGTTGTGATATCGGGGGGAATTTCCACTCTCTGGAGAGATTTAATGTTCCTGTTTACTCCAAGAAAACAATATCAAATTATACTTGAACAGTAATCGGCATGTGTGGACAGAGGAATTCAGGTCATTCATTGAATCTAAAAAGAGAATCTTAGAATTGATGATCAAGTGATCACCCAactacagtgtattcagaaagtagtcagacaccatgactttttccacattttgttatgttacagccttactgtaaaattgattaaatacatgttaatcctcatcaatctacacacaataccgcataatgacaaagtgaaaacaggttttagaaaattTTGaacatgtatataaaaaaaatcgaaaacagaaataccttatatacataggtattcagacactttgctatgagactcgaaattgagctcaggcgcatcctgtttccattgatcatcaatgagatgtttctacaacttggagtccacctgtggtcaattcaattgattggacatttggaaaggtacacacctgtctatataaggtcccacagttgacagtgcatgtcagagcaaaaaccaagccatgaggtcgaaagaattgtccgtagtgttcagagacaggattctgtcgaggcacagatctggggaagggtaacaaaaaatgtctgcagcattgaaggtccccaagaggacagtgacctccatcattcttaaatggaagaagttaggaaccaccaagactcttcctagagctggccgcccggccaaactgagcaattgggggggaagtgccttggtcagggaggtgaccaagaacacgatggtccctttgacagagctctagagttcctctgtggagatgggagaatctttcaGAAacccaaccatctctgcagcactccaccaatcaggcctttatggtagagtggccagatggaagcatcACCGCAgtaagtttgccaaaaggctcctaaagactctcagaccatgagaaacaagattctctggtctgatgaaagcaagattgaactctttggcctggatGCCAAGCGACACCCCTGGACGAAATCTAGCACCATCCCCACGTTTATTTTTTAaaatttgatttaacctttatttaactaggcatgtcagttaagaacacatgaTTTACATTcacggcctaccccgggccaaacaCTGGGCCAatagtgcgccgccctatgggactcccaatcatggccaattgtgatacagcctggaagcaaaccaggttctgtagtgatgcctctagcactgagatgctgtgccaaTCGGGAGCCCCAaattggtgaagcatggtggtagcggcatcatgctgtggggatgtttttcagcggcagggactgggagactagtcaggatgaacagagcaaagtagagagatccttgatgaaaacctgctccggagcaaaggttcactttccaacaggacaaagaccctaagcactcagcaaagacaacgcaggagagcTTTAGGACAAgtcttaatgtccttgagtggcccagccagaacccagacttgaaccccatcgaacatctctgcagagacctgacaatagctgcacagcgacgctcccaatccaacctgacagagcttgagaggatctgcagagaagaataggagaaactccacaaatacagatgtgccaagcttgtagcgtcaatacccaagaagactcgagactgtaattgctgccaaaggagcttcaacaaagtactgagtaaagggtctgaatacttatgtaaatgttatatttcagtttttcatttttattaaatttgcaaaaatgtctaaaccagttattgtcattatgaggtattgtgtgtagattgatgaggggggaaaaaatatttaaccaattttataataaggctgtaatgtaacaaaacaaaaaactacCTTGGAATGTGTCACTTTCCCACACAAACTCTTGCAGCTTTTACACGCTTGTTCATGCTGACAATTCTCCCAGGGATATTATACTTGACAATTACATTAGAGTATTGTTGTTTAGATTGTTTCCCAATTAAAACATTTCATATACGCGTCATTGGAATAAAGGAATAGTGTTGCTAGCTTTGATTTGTACACTACACGGTTTCAAAGATTATTTTAACTTCATTGTTTAAATATCAAAAACATTCaacatgtaaaaaaaactaaatacttcTTTTCTTCTGGTATCTGTGTCTTTTCCAGAACCGCATGTGAACTTTGGGCCAGGATTCAGTCTTCTCAATGACAGTTGCCTCTACTCTGACCAAATCACGACTACATGCGAAAAGAGGGGAAATGACTGTTAGAAATATGAGAAAATTAGAgcagtacagtgggggaaaaaagtatttgatcccctgctgattttgtacatttgcccacttacaaagaaattatcagtctatcattttaatagagacagaataacaacaaaaagatccagaaaaatgcatgtcaaaaatgttataaaattatttgcattttaatgagggaaataagtatttgacccctctgcaaaacatgacttagtacttggtggcaaaacccttgttggcaatcacagaggtcagacgtttcttgtagttggccaccaggtttgcgcacatctcaggagggattttgtcccactcctctttgcagatcttctccaagtcattaaggttttgaggctgacgtttggcaactcgaaccttcagctccctccacagattttctatgggattaaggtctggagactggctaggccactccaggaccttaatgtgctgcttcttgagccactcctttgttgccttggccgtgtgttttgggtcattgtcatgctggaatacccatccacgacccattttcaatgccctggttgagggaaggaggttctcacccaagatttgacggtacatggccccgtccatcgtccctttgatgcggtgaagttgtcctgtccccttagcagaaaaacacccccaaagcataatgtttccacctccatgtttgacggtggagatggtgttcttggggtcataggcagcattcctcctcctccaaacacggcgagttgagttgatgtcaaagaactccattttggtctcatctgaccacaacactttcacccagttgtcctctgaatcattcagatgttcattggcaaacttcagacgggcatgtatatgtattcttgagcagggggaccttgcgggtgctgcaggatttcagtccttcacggcgtagtgtgttacaaattgttttcttggtgactatggtcccagctgccttgagatcattgacaagatcctcccgtgtagttctgagctgattcctcaccgttctcatgatcattgcaactccactacgtgagatcttgcatggagccccaggccgagggatattgacagttcttttgtgtttcttccatttgcgaataatcgcaccaaatgttgtcacctcaccaagctgcttggcgatggtcttgtagcccatttcagccttgtgtaggtctacaatcttgtccctgacatccttggagagctctttggtcttggccatggtggagagtttggaatctgattgattgattttctggacaggtgtcttttttacaggtaacaagctgcggttaggagcactccctttaagagtgtgctcctaatctcagctcattacctgtataaaagacacctgggagcccgaaatctttctgattgagagggggtcaaatacttatttcccaaaTCCCaaagcaaatcaatttatacaatttctgacatgcgtttttctggatattttatagactgatcctttctttgtcagtgggcaaacgtacaaaatcagcaggggatcaaatacttttttcccccactgtatattcaAAATGGACACTGCATACATTCAAAACCTAAACATGCATAATCCCCCCACCCAGTTGATGATATAGAACTAGAAAACTTACCCGAGTAGGGGCCTCCCAATCAGTGTGAACTCTTCTCCACCAACCAGCAGCACCTATTAGATGGAAGGATTTTGTCCATAAAAAAGTGCAGCCTATAAGACTGCACTTGATGCTAGGGTCTACCAACATTGCAGACTTATTTGTGTGCCACAAATAGGGCGAGCGAAAATATGTTGTGGTTGAGAACTGTAATTTAgtaaaatacataaaataatTTACAGATGTTTGGGCTGACAATGACAGCAATGGAGTTGGTAAGAGCATAAAAAGAACTGGGACAAGgctaaaaatatttggcatgtgTGGAAAATTTGTCCCTTCCAAATAGTAATGACATATAGTAAATAGTAAGAATATAAAGGACACAGACCTTCTCAAGTCTAATCTTGTCACCACATTCAGCATCAATGTGGTTTTCAATGAGGATCAGGTCTTCATTTGTCACTTTCCACTGTCGACTTGCAAAATGGACAACTGCAAAAAGCCTTCCATAGTCTTCCTTTGCAAGAAGGGTGTTCACATTTTCTAGAACCACTGTCAGGCAATGGGAGAGTGATCGTTCAGACACAGTAAATTACAAAAACACTGAATCTAAAGATTGATTTAGCCCTAGGCTGAAGTTTTATGTCTCTTTCACTACAAAATAGGCCTGTGATAAAATGTTTTAAAGGACAATTATTTCACATAAATAATCTTTGATGCGTGTTTAATGTTGGTTTTGCTTTATCAAAACTGAGAAAGCATTCAGAAAGCAACAATCAGTGTACATCGGTCATCCTTTCCCCCACCTTTGTGCTGCCTCTCCTCTTCGTCACTGCTGATATAGGACACTTCTGGCCATAGTGGTCTGGATAAGGACGTCGGTGGTACATAACTGCTGGGGAACATGAGCCGAAATTGCATTATTTTGATTCTATCATATTTTGGGTGGTTGAAGGTGTTCTCTTTAAATGATTTGAGATCAGACATTACACAGAAAGAATTGTAATCTAGAATCAATATGGAGTACGAAGTAATACATAATCATTCTACATTATTAAGTTGAGTGAATATACTGTACCTTGATGGTAATTTGCTCTGAGAACTTCGATGACGTGCTATTGCAGGACACAGAAGTCCTGAATGACAGATTATTCAGTTAGTTTATTCCCTCTGGGAGAGATTGATCCTATTCATTGTCTGAAATACAAGCTTGTTGTGTAACTATTTACTGGCTATAAATTATTTACACACCAAGATGACGCTCAATATATTAAATTGCGACACCAAGATGACGCTCAATATATTAAATTGCGACAAATTTTTGACAGATGAGACGTATTAATGAAAGCTGCTGTTTTGCCTTTGGATTTCAACACAACATACTCATCAAGCTTGTGAGATTTAGCCGAACCGGCTAATGGTTAGCTAATGTGCAAATTTAGCTTGCTCTATTCCAGAGATAATACATCGCACGGATAACTTGACCAGTTTAGATTTGTCGACATAAGGGTGAACAACCTACCCATTTGATTAAGAATGGGAATTTTCACATGACGTGCTTGTAATCTCCAACACGTTCTCAGCATCTCCAGATATCCATTTCTCAAAGTCAGCGCCATCTTGCCTGTCAATATTAGGTGTTACAGTCATTACATTCCCCGGATTTCTATCAAATAAAATGAGTTCCATTTAAAAATtgttattaggaaatggaagatgCACAATGACTATACAGATGTCGCTCCGACATTTCCTGCTTGCTAAAATTATAATAGATCGCCTAATTCCATgcaatgtgacaaaacaagcaagtatagtgtagagaagtattgtaccatctaaaccgtgtgaaatacactgctcaaaaaaataaagggaacacttaaacaacacatcctagatctgaatgaaagaaataatcttattaaatacttttttctttacatagttgaatgtgctgacaacaaaatcacacaaaaataatcaatggaaatccaatttatcaacccatggaggtctggatttggagtcacactcaaaattaaagtggaaaaccacactacaggctgatccaactttgatgtaatgtccttaaaacaagtcaaaatgaggctcagtagtgtgtgtggcctccgcgtgcctgtatgacctccctacaatgcctgggcatgttcctgatgaggtggcggatggtctcttgagggatctcctcccagacctggactaaagcatccgccaactcctggacagtctgtggtgcaacgtggcgttggtggatggagcgagacatgatgtcccagatgtgctcaattggattcaggtctggggaacgggcgggccagtccatagcatcaatgccttcctcttgcaggaactgctgacacacctcagccacatgaggtctagcattgtcttgcattaggaggaacccagggccaaccgcaccagcatatggtctcacaaggggtctgaggatctcatctcggtacctaatggcagtcaggctacctctggcgagcacatggagggctgtgcggccccccaaagaaatgccaccccacaccatgactgacccaccgccaaaccggtcatgctggaggatgttgcaggcagcagaatgttctccacggcgtctccagactcgtctattccatttgcacaaaagcatgtgaaatgtattgtcaatcagtgttgcttcctaagtggacagtttgatttcacagaagtgtgattgacttggagttacattgtgttgtttaagtgttccctttatttttttgagcagtgtatatttcccataaccaaaaatattgtattttcagctgtttgaagctggtgtacaaaacaacatttaagaacaggaagcatataaatagtgcacatagaaataACATATCTACCGCTTTCAATTAGATGTATAacgcacatttctatgtgaatttggtcatcgCCCAAGaaattacatattgcagctttaagaccCCAACATTTCACtcgtttttttttgcaaaataagTATTGAATACATCAATGTAGTGTAAGGCAGAAATAAGTGTAAGAAATAAATGAGAAATATACTGCCACATACCTAAAGAATAACACTTGTCAAAGACGCCAGCCACtcaagtcataaactgttctctctgctactggacagcttctaccccaaagctataagactgctaaatagtcagtgaaatagttaaccaatagctacctggaatatctgcattgaccctttttgcactaatctgtttgactcatcacatactccgtatctatcctgttgcctagtcactttatccctacctatatgcacatttataaactgggtggttcgagccctgaatgctgattggttgacagccgtggtatatcagactgtataccacgggtatgacaaaacattcatttttactgctgtaattacgttggtaaccagtttataatagcaataaggcacctcgggggtttgtggtatatggccaatataccatggctaagggctgtttccaagcgtcgtgcataagaacagcccttagccatggtatattggccatataccacacctcttcGTGCCTTACTGCTtaaatctacctcaattacctcatacccctgcacatcgacttggtactggtacacAGTGTATATATCATTTCATTTATTGAAATTCTTTCTACGATTTCATTTTTTCTTGAATTGTTTGGAAGGTCCCgtaataagcatttcactgttcgtctacccctgttgtttacgaagcatgtgat
It encodes:
- the LOC106561938 gene encoding 39S ribosomal protein L21, mitochondrial isoform X2 — encoded protein: MALTLRNGYLEMLRTCWRLQARHVKIPILNQMGLLCPAIARHRSSQSKLPSSYVPPTSLSRPLWPEVSYISSDEEERQHKVVLENVNTLLAKEDYGRLFAVVHFASRQWKVTNEDLILIENHIDAECGDKIRLEKVLLVGGEEFTLIGRPLLGRDLVRVEATVIEKTESWPKVHMRFWKRHRYQKKRIIVQPQTVLRINTIEVAPRLT
- the LOC106561938 gene encoding 39S ribosomal protein L21, mitochondrial isoform X1 → MALTLRNGYLEMLRTCWRLQARHVKIPILNQMGLLCPAIARHRSSQSKLPSSSYVPPTSLSRPLWPEVSYISSDEEERQHKVVLENVNTLLAKEDYGRLFAVVHFASRQWKVTNEDLILIENHIDAECGDKIRLEKVLLVGGEEFTLIGRPLLGRDLVRVEATVIEKTESWPKVHMRFWKRHRYQKKRIIVQPQTVLRINTIEVAPRLT